One window of Aspergillus oryzae RIB40 DNA, chromosome 3 genomic DNA carries:
- a CDS encoding uncharacterized protein (predicted protein) codes for MLPPSDSLLHQLQKLAEARATAQYQTRASPPPPYSRRNAPDLAITENDLIDSDELKDADDGDECMSWGSGPSNGSRHHAAPVSIHIDASINVRGNGNTLIIPSVAGPQQGNGPTTPSSLPSSTMQQQQSAQRHRQTKLTDMATSIITALGRASLLPSTEDGSSPVEININSGIKIEGSRNVICTGNSLPSGRFPAKRQYVQIGGVGSLFERDRKRRADSVRPSSLVEYLDYEAFYPLEAQGVTNALHTGATRDAPLKKILIFYL; via the coding sequence ATGCTTCCTCCCTCCGATTCCTTGCTCCATCAACTACAGAAGCTTGCAGAAGCAAGAGCAACCGCTCAATATCAAACGAGAGCGTCGCCCCCACCGCCATATTCAAGGAGAAATGCACCGGATCTTGCAATCACCGAGAACGATTTGATTGACAGCGACGAGCTAAAAGATGCtgatgacggcgatgaaTGCATGTCCTGGGGGTCTGGTCCTAGCAATGGCAGCCGTCACCACGCCGCCCCCGTCAGCATCCACATCGACGCATCGATCAACGTGCGAGGGAACGGTAACACCTTAATCATACCGTCTGTGGCAGGCCCACAGCAGGGCAACGGCCCTACGACACCTTCCTCGCTGCCGAGTTCTacgatgcagcagcagcaatcAGCACAGCGACATCGTCAGACCAAGCTAACAGACATGGCGACGTCGATTATTACTGCACTTGGCAGGGCCAGCCTGCTTCCATCGACTGAAGACGGATCTTCACCCGTGGAAATCAATATAAACTCAGGAATAAAGATCGAAGGAAGCCGAAATGTCATCTGCACAGGTAACAGCCTCCCCTCAGGTCGTTTCCCCGCGAAACGACAATATGTCCAGATTGGCGGAGTGGGGAGCTTATTTGAGAGGGACAGAAAGAGACGCGCTGACTCGGTACGTCCTTCCTCACTAGTAGAATACCTTGATTATGAAGCGTTCTATCCATTAGAGGCACAGGGTGTTACTAACGCTTTACATACAGGAGCCACCAGAGATGCCCCACTCAAAAagattttgatattctatCTATGA
- a CDS encoding putative general stress response protein Whi2 (predicted protein), whose product MATAGGASSIITQVQQAGGPPINTLGGETSQTLNYWPFISNLVRRGTRFTLSRDELLTLPEFVLLSLFPNGLLPDGHMGTFHEGDIYPVDYDPVSLQYMLDFFRSVAQSIPSSPTASASQDLDISPDSMQGSTRDMLQDRAGIIVLREDLDFYAIPPRPDIDHAEMIEVKRAAARALLKQDGIFSGLRKSDEAGSTEQHLIEMLTAGGFDRDDRWGHRAPEPNKAVICSLALAKLRTDIRGDIPNNNAVGMAQKLLLFWRKPARRCWWEGIELENIEGVEGKVKIWIRRVWTLEMVRLVNPATDLTAQPNMTAECNWASITNSTNHLRFSFF is encoded by the exons ATGGCTACGGCAGGAGGCGCGTCGAGTATCATCACCCAAGTGCAACAGGCGGGTGGTCCACCGATAAACACTTTAGGAG GTGAGACTTCGCAAACCTTGAATTACTGGCCATTTATCTCTAACTTGGTTCGCAGAGGAACCAGGTTCACACTCTCCCGGGACGAACTGTTGACACTGCCGGAGTTTGTCCTTTTATCGCTGTTTCCGAATGGTTTGCTTCCAGATGGACACATGGGCACCTTTCACGAAGGTGATATTTACCCCGTTGAT TATGATCCAGTGTCTCTCCAGTACATGCTTGACTTCTTCCGCTCCGTCGCTCAATCCATCCCATCGTCACCAACAGCTTCGGCATCGCAAGACCTAGATATATCCCCGGACTCCATGCAAGGGTCGACTAGGGACATGCTCCAGGACCGGGCAGGAATCATCGTGCTGCGGGAAGACCTTGACTTTTATGCAATTCCTCCACGTCCGGATATCGACCACGCGGAAATGATCGAGGTCAAACGTGCAGCTGCAAGAGCACTACTGAAGCAAGATGGGATCTTCTCAGGATTGAGAAAGAGCGACGAAGCCGGTTCAACAGAGCAGCACTTGATCGAGATGCTGACTGCAGG TGGTTTTGATCGTGATGACCGGTGGGGCCACCGTGCCCCAGAGCCCAACAAGGCAGTTATCTGTAGCCTCGCATTGGCCAAACTCCGTACTGATATCAGGGGTGACATCCCCAATAACAACGCAGTTGGCATGGCCCAAAAACTCCTCTTATTTTGGAGAAAACCTGCTAGAAGATGCTGGTGGGAGGGTATTGAGTTAGAGAATattgaaggcgttgaaggGAAGGTGAAAATCTGGATTAGGAGAGTATGGACTTTAGAAATGGTAAGGCTTGTGAACCCTGCCACTGATCTGACGGCTCAACCTAACATGACTGCAGAGTGTAATTGGGCTTCGATAACCAATTCCACCAATCATCTTCgtttctcattcttctgA
- a CDS encoding putative RSC complex subunit Sfh1 (SWI-SNF chromatin remodeling complex, Snf5 subunit): MANMSPLRGYITSYSPRVRQYGNALLTPVIPPSQTGPTPRMTKRGTAAINYAEDGFDDDDFEDSEGPRRPTGLRSLRREESTIDKVPLAEKLGKEVHAPVEVQGVFRDWMIKRMLRPVCADQLQIQAQLPLTLIPIRIDLEVPAHQPLEPFQLPRTVLDPGINPALPGYRRPEPLPAYRIKDTFLWNLHEALATPEEFATGFVRDLDLPNPQAMTMAISNQIRQQLEEYAGVALHPLFQSTLPKPPSASQAGVSRDVSATPVPTHAATPDSRSNTVTVTKEPFVNDSFLNPDDAYRCMINLNINLQNKLYTDKFEWSLLHPPGMAEEFAKITCADLGLSGEWVGAIAHGIYEAVLKLKKEVCESGGLVSGIGGYGNEIDNQAANGTEAGWRYDPEGLGDEWEPKVETLSKEEIEKREGDRERQIRRLRRETARFSSTAGITPDVSRQGSGGYFDVDSETPLGRGERSKRKRRFRSLSPLGRGGTPGGRGTPDTSSGAGYGGGGGTLSDWERQNWRCSNCMVWGTAVWAVRDGPAGPRTLCHNCGLLYERDKVAPEWSRDLHRHDIPIGRA, from the exons ATGGCCAACATGTCCCCCCTCAGAGGCTATATTACTTCTTATTCTCCGCGAGTCCGTCAATATGGAAACGCGCTTCTCACACCGGTCATTCCTCCAAGCCAAACTGGTCCGACACCGCGAATGACAAAGCGAGGAACAGCAGCAATAAATTACGCCGAAGATGGGtttgacgacgatgatttCGAGGATAGTGAAGGTCCTAGACGACCCACTGGATTGAGAAGCCTTCGACGAGAAGAGTCGACTATTGACAAGGTTCCTTTGGCGGAAAAGTTAGGGAAAGAAGTTCACGCTCCTGTTGAGGTTCAAGGAGTATTTCGGGATTGGATGATTAAGAGGATGCTGAGGCCTGT CTGTGCCGACCAACTGCAGATTCAGGCGCAGCTCCCCCTTACCCTAATACCCATTCGCATTGATTTAGAGGTTCCAGCGCATCAACCTCTAGAGCCCTTCCAATTGCCCCGGACTGTTTTGGACCCCGGTATCAACCCTGCTCTCCCCGGCTATAGAAGACCCGAGCCGTTGCCTGCCTACAGGATCAAGGATACATTCCTTTGGAACCTTCACGAAGCGCTAGCGACTCCTGAAGAATTCGCTACCGGCTTTGTTCGTGACTTAGATCTACCCAATCCACAGGCCATGACAATGGCAATCAGCAATCAAATTCGTCAACAATTAGAGGAATATGCTGGTGTTGCGCTACATCCGCTATTTCAAAGCACACTGCCAAAGCCGCCTTCTGCCAGCCAAGCTGGTGTATCGCGCGATGTATCCGCAACTCCCGTTCCTACCCATGCCGCCACGCCTGATAGCAGATCCAACACAGTTACGGTAACCAAAGAGCCATTTGTGAACGACAGTTTCCTGAATCCAGATGATGCATACCGATGCATGATCAATCTCAACATCAACCTGCAAAATAAGTTATACACTGACAAGTTCGAGTGGTCTCTGCTCCATCCTCCGGGCATGGCAGAGGAATTCGCGAAAATTACTTGTGCGGATCTGGGTCTTAGTGGAGAATGGGTCGGGGCTATTGCACATGGTATTTATGAAGCTGTTCTAAAGTTGAAGAAAGAAGTTTGTGAAAGCGGTGGTCTAGTCAGTGGCATTGGCGGCTATGGAAATGAGATAGACAACCAAGCGGCCAATGGCACTGAGGCCGGTTGGCGTTATGACCCGGAGGGACTCGGCGATGAATGGGAACCCAAGGTGGAGACGttgtcaaaggaagaaattgAGAAGCGGGAAGGCGATCGTGAACGGCAGATTCGTCGTCTACGACGAGAAACCGCTAGGTTCTCTTCTACTGCAGGCATCACTCCAGACGTTTCACGACAAGGTAGCGGGGGCTATTTTGATGTCGACAGCGAGACCCCTCTAGGTAGGGGAGAAAGGAGCAAACGAAAAAGGCGTTTCCGCAGCCTGAGCCCattgggaagaggaggtaCACCTGGTGGCCGTGGAACCCCAGACACCTCTTCCGGCGCTGGGTatggcggtggcggcggtACATTATCCGATTG GGAACGGCAAAACTGGCGTTGCAGTAACTGCATGGTATGGGGTACCGCCGTTTGGGCTGTTCGGGATGGCCCTGCTGGTCCAAGG ACACTCTGCCACAACTGTGGTCTTCTATACGAACGCGATAAAGTTGCACCAGAATGGTCCAGAGATCTACACCGTCATGATATACCGATTGGCCGAGCATAG
- the pex20 gene encoding protein pex20 (predicted protein) — MSDALCGPSNALQNFQKHASIDRTLQQDRLVSRQSHSQGFRSQNPNEGTLDPEFAAFESNIAGASLPDSQHPAHFATPPHFAVHNQVEKHNWAADFQRLQISGSLPLAHQQAGPASSPASNLAQHGWRNDFLAQQRQPRPAQQHQPFAQGFQPFLTPSYPIHEAAGNTLSPAQDLTTTQLPSTEAFDESAFEAAFEQAKADLASQTADHAQELTNETTNPDATVTSQVEAIRIGSDTIPQTEKDDARAHYNDPDELARTAGQLLESVSHDQSQKFRESNFLALMRRIRDREVHIEGDEFREVSTSP; from the exons ATGAGTGATGCTCTCTGTGGCCCATCCAATGCTCTTCAAAATTTCCAGAAGCATGCCTCTATTGATCGGACACTGCAACAGGACAGATTAGTTTCGCGACAATCGCATTCTCAG GGCTTTCGGTCACAAAACCCCAACGAAGGTACCCTGGATCCCGAGTTCGCTGCGTTCGAATCCAATATAGCAGGAGCGTCACTCCCCGATTCACAACATCCGGCCCACTTCGCTACGCCTCCTCATTTTGCGGTACATAATCAAGTAGAGAAGCACAATTGGGCAGCAGACTTTCAGAGGCTACAGATTTCCGGCTCGTTGCCTCTAGCTCATCAACAAGCTGGCCCAGCCTCATCCCCAGCGTCGAACCTTGCACAGCATGGTTGGCGAAACGATTTTCTAGCTCAACAGCGGCAACCTCGTCCTGCTCAGCAACACCAACCTTTCGCTCAAGGTTTTCAACCTTTTCTTACGCCTAGTTATCCTATACACGAGGCTGCAGGAAATACTCTTTCGCCCGCGCAAGATCTGACAACTACCCAGCTACCATCCACTGAAGCCTTCGATGAGTCTGCCTTTGAAGCTGCATTTGAACAAGCCAAGGCGGATTTGGCCTCACAAACGGCTGATCACGCGCAAGAACTTACCAATGAGACCACTAATCCGGATGCAACTGTTACTTCTCAAGTTGAAGCCATCAGGATTGGTTCAGACACCATACCTCAGACCGAAAAGGATGACGCTCGAGCACATTACAATGACCCAGACGAGCTTGCCCGAACGGCGGGACAGCTACTGGAAAGTGTCAGCCACGATCAGAGCCAGAAATTTCGGGAAAGCAACTTCCTTGCTTTGATGCGCCGTATCCGAGACCGCGAGGTTCATATCGAAGGAGATGAGTTCCGTGAAGTCAGTACCAGTCCGTGA
- a CDS encoding dipeptidyl-peptidase III (dipeptidyl peptidase III), giving the protein MDEKVKQHYLADSPPTVVRLEIKHHFDNLKDAKLRRYAHYISRAAFEGTRVTLRQVSPESEPIYDLIIALYHACDGNWTDLAKRTNVSDEHLRYFLEYSAQFLGNCGNYKGFGDSKFIPRLPVEAFQALASSTSETKATFEKANTTGGGIYETKEQALMHLGYTDNGHMTTYYPDSPSITKDEITAIGDLMEKKGLPLENTRLKKLSSGDFELLIASGVASPPVRDRDLGEVDALDLDGNLTGKKLRLVFGDHIEEMAKIAHSIKQAGLNAANDNQKRMLDAYALSFGAGSIEAFKESQRIWVKDQKPSLETNIGFVETYRDPHGVRGEWEGFVALVNLERTRAFGKLVDSAESMIPKLPWGEDFEKDKFLSPDFTSLEVLSFQSSGIPAGINLPNYDDIRQNLGFKNVSLGNVLSAKAPNEPVPFIAKKDLDVYRRCRDPAFEVQVGIHELLGHGTGKLLQETAPGEYNFDISNPPVSPVTGKPVSTWYKPGQTWSSVFGAIASSYEECRAECVAMVLSCDFSILKIFGFGNGQEDLTNEAGDVLFAAYLQMARAGLVALEFWDPKTQKWGQAHMQARYSILRTFLDAGDDFVKLFYTKEDLSDLEIHLDRSKILTHGRPAVEKYLQKLHVYKSTADYEAGKKLYDDITSVDEWWGSKVREVVLQNKVPRKVFVQGNTILDEDQVTLKEYEPTLEGMIQSFVERNV; this is encoded by the exons atggatgagaaggtcAAACAGCACTATCTGGCTGACTCACCTCCCACGGTAGTTCGCCTAGAAATCAAACATCACTTTGATAATCTCAAGGATGCAAAGCTGAGGCGATATGCGCACTACATAAGCAG AGCGGCATTTGAAGGCACTCGCGTTACTTTGCGCCAGGTTTCTCCCGAGTCTGAGCCGATCTATGATCTCATAATCGCACTCTACCATGCCTGTGATGGAAACTGGACTGACCTCGCTAAGAGGACCAATGTAAGCGACGAGCATTTGCGCTATTTCTTGGAGTATTCGGCCCAATTTCTTGGAAATTGCGGCAACTACAAAGGTTTTGGTGACTCCAAGTTTATTCCTCGACTGCCTGTAGAAGCCTTTCAGGCGTTAGCCTCATCCACCtcagaaacaaaagcaacaTTTGAGAAAGCGAATACCACTGGAGGCGGTATTTATGAGACAAAAGAGCAGGCGCTTATGCACCTTGGATATACGGATAATGGCCATATGACTACTTATTACCCTGATTCGCCATCCATAACGAAAGATGAAATCACAGCTATCGGCGACCTcatggaaaaaaaagggttaCCATTGGAAAATACAAGACTTAAGAAGTTGTCATCCGGTGACTTTGAATTACTAATTGCCTCGGGTGTTGCTTCTCCCCCTGTAAGGGACAGAGATCTTGGTGAAGTCGACGCTTTGGACCTGGATGGCAACCTGACAGGGAAGAAGCTGCGCCTGGTTTTTGGCGATCATATAGAGGAAATGGCAAAAATCGCCCATTCGATTAAGCAAGCGGGGCTCAATGCAGCAAACGACAACCAGAAACGGATGTTAGATGCGTATGCCTTGTCGTTTGGTGCCGGTTCAATTGAAGCGTTCAAAGAAAGTCAGCGGATCTGGGTGAAGGATCAAAAGCCGAGTCTGGAGACCAATATAGGGTTTGTAGAGACTTATAGAGACCCGCATGGAGTGCGAGGAGAATGGGAAGGCTTCGTTGCTTTG GTTAACCTAGAGCGTACCCGAGCATTCGGAAAGCTTGTGGATAGTGCAGAGAGCATGATTCCCAAGCTTCCATGGGGCGAAGACTTTGAAAAGGACAAGTTTCTTAGCCCAGATTTCACTTCGTTGGAAGTCTTGAGCTTTCAATCTTCCGGCATACCTGCTGGCATCAATCTCCCAAATTATGACGATATCCGTCAAAATCTAGGTTTCAAGAACGTTTCTCTTGGAAATGTGCTTAGCGCCAAAGCCCCTAACGAGCCTGTTCCTTTTATTGCCAAGAAGGATTTGGACGTTTATCGCAGATGCCGTGACCCCGCGTTTGAAGTCCAGGTAGGCATCCATGAACTTCTTGGGCACGGAACTGgcaagcttcttcaagagacTGCCCCAGGAGAGTATAACTTTGATATTTCCAACCCTCCTGTGAGTCCAGTCACGGGAAAACCTGTATCTACATGGTACAAGCCTGGTCAGACCTGGAGCTCGGTTTTCGGAGCTATCGCCTCTTCTTATGAAGAGTGCCGTGCAGAGTGCGTTGCTATGGTGCTCAGCTGCGACTTTAGCATCCTGAAGATTTTTGGATTCGGAAACGGACAAGAAGATCTCACCAACGAGGCTGGAGATGTCTTGTTCGCAGCATACCTGCAGATGGCTCGTGCAGGCTTGGTCGCCTTGGAGTTCTGGGACCCCAAAACTCAGAAATGGGGGCAAGCCCATATGCAAGCTCGCTATAGTATTCTGCGAACATTCCTTGACGCTGGTGACGATTTCGTCAAACTTTTTTacaccaaagaagatctCTCTGATTTGGAGATACATCTGGACCGATCGAAGATCCTGACGCACGGACGTCCAGCCGTGGAGAAATATCTGCAAAAGCTGCACGTCTACAAGAGTACCGCGGATTATGAAGCAGGTAAGAAGCTCTATGATGATATCACGTCGGTTGATGAGTGGTGGGGGAGCAAAGTTCGCGAGGTTGTTCTTCAGAACAAGGTCCCACGTAAAGTGTTTGTCCAGGGCAACACTATTCTAGATGAGGACCAAGTGACGCTCAAAGAGTATGAACCGACGCTTGAGGGAATGATCCAGAGCTTTGTTGAACGCAATGTCTAG